The Impatiens glandulifera chromosome 8, dImpGla2.1, whole genome shotgun sequence genome includes a window with the following:
- the LOC124912311 gene encoding dynein light chain LC6, flagellar outer arm gives MDAAEEELERRSKFLSNLIQKKKAIDEKQHVQNDGVNNVRVRASDMPIALQNKAFNCARENLDSMKGEKLDSKRLALALKKDFDASYGPAWHCIVGTSFGSYVTHSVGGFLYFSIDKVYILLFRTAVEPLEH, from the exons ATGGATGCGGCAGAGGAAGAATTAGAGAGAAGGAGCAAGTTCTTGAGCAATCTGATACAGAAGAAGAAAGCCATTGATGAAAAGCAACATGTACAGAATGATGGAGTCAACAATGTTCGTGTTAGGGCTTCTGACATGCCAATAGCCCTTCAAAACAAAGCTTTTAACTGTGCGAGAGAAAATCTAGACTCCATGAAAGGGGAGAAGCTTGATAGCAAACGTCTAGCTCTCGCCCTTAAGAAG GATTTTGATGCATCTTATGGCCCAGCTTGGCATTGTATAGTAGGGACGAGTTTTGGTTCGTATGTGACACATTCAGTTGGAGGGTTCTTGTACTTCTCTATCGACAAAGTTTATATCCTTCTTTTCAGAACTGCGGTTGAGCCTTTGGAACATTGA